One segment of Metallosphaera cuprina Ar-4 DNA contains the following:
- the argH gene encoding argininosuccinate lyase: MLYRKWGSKEDKVVKYTSSIKDDLRIVEQVKKVMKAHVIELFLSGKVTKEEANKLLYEINSFTQVDPSYEDVHEALEDHLIKTTGGAGSSIGLGRSRNDHVAAALRLEMRDETMELLESILAFRRTLLNKAEEFKSTLFTVYTHFQPAQPSTFGHYLLYVEEEVSSRWQMIFHALDLVNRSPLGSGAIVGSSANLDRRREASMLGFKDIVVNTISATSSRADLISVVMEVTNLMLAISRVVEDMILLSSKFVNVLELPETHVSTSSLMPQKRNAVTMEVLRARISKVVGYLVSIMSMYKSIPSGYNLDLQEINPLFWNVLDESKAGIEVIHDMIKEVKVKQVKPDNETLATDEAELKVEKGMKFRDAYFYVAKLVREGKFSPSITYEQSLLRKVVEGSPSPERMSQGISLAKKRLEEHVNMLIEYKNKVLEEEGKLRLIENDILQEGN; encoded by the coding sequence ATGCTCTATAGAAAGTGGGGCTCTAAGGAGGACAAAGTGGTAAAATACACCTCATCGATAAAGGACGACTTGAGGATAGTTGAACAGGTAAAGAAGGTTATGAAGGCTCACGTTATAGAACTCTTCCTATCTGGAAAAGTAACGAAGGAGGAGGCGAATAAGTTACTTTATGAGATAAACTCGTTCACTCAAGTTGACCCCTCTTATGAGGACGTACATGAAGCGTTAGAGGATCACCTCATAAAGACAACCGGTGGGGCCGGCAGCTCAATAGGATTGGGTAGAAGCAGGAACGATCACGTGGCCGCTGCCTTGAGATTAGAGATGAGAGACGAGACTATGGAGTTGTTGGAATCCATATTAGCGTTTAGGAGAACGTTATTAAACAAAGCTGAGGAGTTCAAGTCCACTCTCTTCACAGTTTACACTCATTTTCAACCGGCTCAACCTTCTACGTTCGGTCACTATTTGCTCTATGTGGAGGAAGAGGTCTCCTCCAGATGGCAGATGATATTTCACGCCTTGGACTTGGTTAACAGGTCACCATTAGGGAGTGGGGCTATAGTGGGCTCTTCAGCTAATCTGGACAGGAGGAGAGAGGCGAGTATGCTAGGGTTCAAGGACATAGTTGTTAACACCATCTCTGCCACGTCTTCCAGGGCCGATCTGATATCGGTAGTAATGGAGGTAACTAACCTGATGTTAGCTATAAGCAGGGTAGTAGAGGACATGATACTTCTCTCATCAAAGTTCGTAAACGTCCTCGAGTTGCCAGAAACCCACGTTAGTACGAGCTCTCTCATGCCTCAGAAAAGAAACGCGGTTACTATGGAGGTCTTAAGGGCTAGAATATCTAAAGTCGTAGGATACCTGGTCTCTATCATGTCCATGTATAAGTCAATACCTTCAGGTTATAATCTAGATCTCCAAGAGATTAACCCTCTATTTTGGAACGTGTTGGACGAATCTAAAGCCGGGATCGAGGTTATTCACGACATGATCAAAGAAGTTAAGGTCAAACAAGTTAAACCGGATAACGAGACTTTGGCTACAGACGAGGCGGAGCTGAAGGTGGAGAAGGGAATGAAGTTTAGGGACGCTTACTTTTACGTTGCGAAGTTAGTTAGAGAGGGTAAATTCTCTCCATCTATTACGTATGAGCAGTCTTTATTAAGAAAGGTGGTGGAAGGCAGTCCGAGCCCGGAGAGAATGAGTCAAGGTATTTCTCTAGCTAAAAAGAGACTGGAGGAACACGTAAACATGCTAATAGAATATAAAAACAAAGTGCTCGAGGAAGAGGGGAAATTGAGGTTGATAGAAAATGACATTTTGCAAGAGGGGAACTGA